One genomic region from Reichenbachiella ulvae encodes:
- a CDS encoding tetratricopeptide repeat protein yields the protein MEENYKKRNEDKDLVKRYESHKENKEAFYFSTDEYEHIVHHYIDQSNFRKALKALNFAMEQHPYAAEFMILKAQTYSNLEEYGLAISLLDQAANLNPGDSDIHLIKGNIQVMQGNHEEALESFYKALEFSQEKDEIHFSIGLAYQNISDYDNAVKYFKLSLEENLNNEAALYELAYCLDVMGELEKSVSYYKEFIDKDPYSEYAWYNLGIIYNKLERFEDSISAYEYCIAIDEKYSSAYYNMGNSFMMLKKNEQALDAFKTTLELEGPTPEIYFSIGSVYENIEQYDLAIRYYRKATKLDQFYDEAWYCTGICLGHQDKWYEAVHFFNKALKLSIENPDYWTALANAEYKVGNTISSIDAYDEASQLSPGNPDIWKNWSKIYFEQGDMERAIGIITDGISELPEESSLYYMCAVYHIESGEYKKAFNFLERGLFLNYEGHTLLYDFFPNLETQKALYKIIQQYK from the coding sequence ATGGAAGAAAATTATAAAAAACGCAACGAAGACAAGGACCTGGTCAAAAGGTACGAATCTCACAAAGAGAATAAAGAGGCGTTTTACTTTTCTACAGATGAGTATGAGCACATCGTGCATCATTACATCGACCAGTCTAACTTCAGAAAAGCCCTGAAGGCCTTGAATTTTGCGATGGAGCAACATCCCTATGCTGCGGAATTCATGATACTGAAAGCCCAGACCTATTCTAATCTGGAGGAATATGGCCTAGCCATTAGTTTGCTGGATCAGGCGGCTAACCTCAATCCTGGAGATAGCGATATACACCTGATCAAAGGCAACATTCAGGTAATGCAAGGCAATCATGAAGAAGCACTTGAGAGCTTCTACAAAGCTTTGGAATTTTCGCAGGAAAAAGATGAAATCCACTTTTCTATAGGCCTGGCTTATCAGAATATATCTGACTATGACAATGCGGTCAAGTATTTCAAACTGTCCCTAGAGGAAAACCTCAACAATGAAGCTGCGCTTTATGAGCTGGCTTATTGTCTGGATGTGATGGGAGAACTGGAAAAGAGTGTCTCCTACTACAAAGAATTCATAGACAAAGATCCTTATTCTGAGTATGCCTGGTACAATCTGGGCATCATATACAACAAGCTGGAGAGATTTGAAGACTCTATCAGCGCCTATGAGTATTGTATCGCCATAGACGAGAAATATAGCTCAGCCTACTACAACATGGGCAATTCGTTCATGATGCTAAAAAAGAACGAGCAGGCGCTGGATGCTTTCAAAACCACATTGGAACTAGAAGGGCCGACTCCTGAGATTTATTTCAGTATCGGATCTGTATATGAAAACATCGAGCAGTACGACCTGGCCATTCGCTATTATAGAAAGGCTACTAAGCTGGATCAGTTTTATGATGAGGCCTGGTACTGCACGGGCATATGCCTGGGGCATCAGGACAAATGGTATGAAGCGGTTCACTTCTTCAACAAAGCGCTGAAATTGAGCATAGAGAATCCAGACTACTGGACCGCTCTGGCCAATGCTGAATATAAGGTAGGAAACACCATCTCCAGTATAGATGCCTATGACGAAGCGAGCCAATTGAGTCCTGGCAATCCTGATATATGGAAGAATTGGTCAAAAATATATTTTGAGCAAGGCGACATGGAACGAGCCATCGGCATTATCACTGACGGCATCAGTGAGTTGCCAGAGGAATCCTCCTTGTATTACATGTGTGCTGTTTATCATATTGAATCTGGAGAATACAAAAAAGCCTTCAACTTTCTGGAAAGAGGGTTGTTTTTGAACTATGAAGGCCACACGCTGCTTTACGATTTCTTCCCAAATCTAGAGACACAAAAGGCCCTTTATAAAATTATCCAGCAGTACAAATAA
- a CDS encoding DUF3127 domain-containing protein produces the protein MEIKAKLLEKFDTAQVSGSFRKREFVVEYAENPQYPEFVKFELIQDKCDLLDPFNVGQEINVAFNLKGRKWTNPQGQVVYFNSLQAWRLSAANDVAAAPSAPAQEGGAESLSEPEWLNSNDNDADDLPF, from the coding sequence ATGGAGATCAAAGCCAAACTTTTAGAAAAATTCGACACTGCACAAGTATCTGGTTCTTTCAGAAAAAGAGAATTCGTAGTTGAGTATGCAGAAAATCCACAGTACCCGGAATTTGTAAAGTTTGAGTTGATTCAGGACAAATGTGATTTACTAGATCCCTTCAACGTAGGACAAGAAATCAACGTAGCGTTCAACCTAAAAGGAAGAAAATGGACCAACCCACAAGGTCAAGTAGTCTATTTCAACTCTCTACAGGCATGGAGATTATCTGCTGCCAACGATGTAGCAGCTGCACCAAGTGCACCGGCACAAGAGGGAGGTGCTGAGAGCCTATCAGAACCAGAATGGCTGAACAGCAATGACAATGATGCCGATGATTTGCCATTTTAA
- a CDS encoding methyl-accepting chemotaxis protein, with the protein MKVSTRVLSVFAIIIALYVSNIVYNTYSLSLIRGNIEAIYEDWLVSINYLLQSDRDGYQARLEFSEIISTYGENSSMSLKEKFTIVDENGQQLNERFQKFRQIYVQASGNSDLSQFETFDYNYNKLVTQTAEIQKALKSGDLELAKELYFTDFAKTFDILRGAIDEMTEISEKEAAQHFAQSIERSEQIRTIAFAFFGGLVLIMVVSGLILTRSIVRQLGCEPSEAAEIAKELSEGNLTIQFDDRDYGLYKDLKSMVGQLKKIISEVISSSKNLSSASEQLTNISIGLSQGANEQAASAEEINSSMDMMTESTVKNSDNAKETERIADTASSSVNNASKAVGETVTSMNMIAEKITVIGEIARQTNILALNAAVEAARAGEQGKGFAVVAAEVRKLAEHSQKAAADIDDLSRNSVSVAEKSGTLLHDLVPEIAKTAELVKQISDSSMEQNESTKQINSAIQQLNDIIQSNSASSEEMASGSEELSNQAETLKELVSFFRVDNA; encoded by the coding sequence ATGAAAGTTTCAACACGGGTGTTATCTGTCTTTGCAATCATCATTGCATTGTACGTTTCGAACATCGTTTACAACACCTACAGTCTTAGCTTGATTCGTGGCAACATCGAAGCAATCTATGAAGACTGGTTAGTCAGTATCAATTACTTGCTACAATCCGACAGAGATGGATACCAGGCACGCCTGGAATTCAGTGAGATCATTTCGACATACGGAGAAAACTCCTCTATGTCTCTAAAAGAAAAGTTCACAATAGTAGATGAAAACGGACAACAACTCAATGAGCGTTTTCAGAAGTTCAGACAAATCTATGTACAAGCTTCGGGAAACAGCGACTTGAGTCAATTCGAAACTTTCGACTACAATTACAACAAACTTGTTACTCAAACAGCGGAAATTCAAAAGGCCTTAAAATCAGGAGATCTGGAATTGGCTAAAGAGTTATACTTCACAGACTTTGCAAAAACCTTTGATATACTCAGAGGGGCGATCGATGAGATGACCGAGATCAGTGAGAAAGAAGCTGCGCAGCATTTCGCACAGAGTATCGAACGATCAGAGCAAATCAGAACCATTGCCTTCGCATTTTTCGGTGGTTTAGTACTGATCATGGTAGTATCAGGTTTGATTCTGACTAGAAGTATCGTAAGACAACTAGGTTGTGAGCCAAGCGAGGCGGCAGAAATCGCAAAAGAGCTATCTGAAGGTAACCTGACGATCCAATTTGACGACAGAGATTATGGCCTTTACAAGGATTTAAAATCCATGGTAGGTCAATTGAAGAAAATCATATCTGAAGTGATCTCTTCTTCTAAAAACCTATCTTCTGCGAGCGAGCAGTTGACAAACATCTCGATTGGTCTTTCACAAGGTGCAAACGAACAAGCTGCATCTGCTGAAGAAATCAATTCATCTATGGATATGATGACCGAATCGACAGTCAAAAACAGTGACAATGCCAAGGAAACAGAGCGCATCGCTGATACGGCCTCATCTAGCGTAAACAATGCATCCAAAGCTGTGGGTGAAACTGTGACCAGTATGAACATGATTGCTGAGAAGATCACAGTAATAGGTGAAATCGCCAGACAGACAAATATTTTGGCCCTGAATGCCGCAGTGGAAGCAGCAAGAGCTGGTGAACAAGGAAAAGGATTTGCAGTTGTAGCTGCAGAGGTAAGAAAATTAGCAGAACATTCGCAGAAGGCTGCTGCGGACATCGATGATCTATCAAGAAACAGTGTTTCTGTGGCAGAAAAATCAGGCACTTTGCTTCATGATTTGGTTCCAGAAATTGCAAAAACCGCTGAATTGGTGAAGCAAATTTCTGATAGCTCAATGGAACAAAATGAGTCAACAAAACAAATCAACAGTGCCATTCAGCAGTTGAATGACATCATTCAAAGCAACTCTGCCAGCTCAGAAGAAATGGCAAGTGGTTCTGAAGAATTGTCAAACCAAGCAGAGACTTTGAAGGAATTGGTATCCTTCTTTAGAGTAGACAATGCATAA
- a CDS encoding alginate export family protein produces MKTLQKLIFITLGMVFWSQLTFGQEEQTFTMQGEYRLNPLYSHGFRIPMYGDRTDEGYVSQRTRIIMNYEKKGDLSTEFILQDLRAWGTYRNNGQAGNLSIFRAWVEKELVDGLSVKFGRQGFIYGDQYILGGLNWGGNMAHDAALLKYEKNGYKVHAAFAYNTTGFDLEQQNYPLANHKNMQFLWASKKTDRLNANFVFMNRGLEKPNDELDIRYNHTTGLNIGYKINDQLSVKGIGYYQFGKDTVGLGKDISAYLYSAQVKFSPNKKLSFTLGTDVVSGTSTANASDPNYNKKNNFDILFGLRHGYYGYLDYFYTKLWPVTGVEDYYFKAKIQTSPKSSMDVHWHAFFSNAQVSSSDLSTTFDDYYGSELDLRWHYKQSNNMKVTLGYSHMWVTDTYLSYYNADSSDGSSTVYAVIVVKPTFLNMSF; encoded by the coding sequence ATGAAAACATTACAGAAACTAATCTTTATCACACTAGGAATGGTCTTCTGGTCTCAATTAACATTTGGACAGGAAGAACAAACTTTCACAATGCAAGGCGAGTACCGACTCAACCCGCTTTACTCTCATGGATTCAGAATCCCCATGTATGGAGACCGCACGGATGAGGGCTATGTGAGCCAAAGAACTCGAATCATCATGAACTATGAAAAGAAGGGAGACCTTAGTACAGAGTTCATCCTTCAGGACTTAAGAGCATGGGGTACCTATAGAAACAATGGCCAGGCTGGTAACTTGAGTATCTTCAGAGCATGGGTAGAAAAAGAACTAGTAGATGGTCTTTCGGTGAAATTTGGTCGACAGGGATTTATATACGGAGATCAGTACATCCTTGGTGGACTAAACTGGGGTGGTAACATGGCGCATGATGCGGCACTTCTCAAATATGAAAAGAATGGATACAAAGTACATGCAGCCTTTGCCTACAACACGACAGGTTTCGATCTGGAACAACAAAACTACCCACTAGCCAATCACAAGAACATGCAGTTCCTCTGGGCCAGCAAAAAAACAGACAGACTCAATGCCAACTTTGTATTTATGAATAGAGGTTTGGAAAAACCAAACGATGAATTAGACATTAGATACAATCATACTACAGGATTGAATATCGGCTACAAGATCAACGACCAGCTAAGCGTTAAAGGTATTGGATATTATCAATTTGGTAAAGACACAGTAGGTTTAGGAAAAGATATCAGTGCTTATCTGTACTCGGCACAGGTAAAATTCTCACCTAACAAAAAACTATCCTTCACATTGGGTACTGATGTAGTATCAGGTACTTCTACAGCCAATGCTTCTGATCCAAATTATAACAAGAAAAACAATTTCGACATCCTTTTTGGATTGAGACACGGATACTATGGCTATCTGGATTACTTCTACACCAAATTATGGCCAGTAACCGGCGTGGAAGATTATTATTTCAAAGCCAAGATACAGACTAGTCCAAAGTCAAGTATGGATGTACACTGGCATGCTTTCTTTAGCAATGCACAGGTATCGAGTTCTGATTTGAGTACTACATTCGACGACTATTATGGCTCTGAGCTCGATCTCAGATGGCACTACAAACAAAGCAATAACATGAAGGTTACGTTAGGATACAGCCACATGTGGGTGACCGACACTTATTTGAGCTACTACAATGCTGATAGTTCTGACGGTTCTTCTACTGTGTATGCAGTTATAGTAGTGAAGCCTACATTCCTTAACATGTCTTTTTAA